The DNA segment CGGTGGCTGCAGGCGCACACTATGTTGTTCCGACGACGAAACATCACGACGGGTTATGTTTGTGGGACACACAAACGACGCAGTTTTCTACCGTTCGCCGCGGTCCGTATCGAGATCTTATTGCCGAGTTTGCACACGCTACCCGGCGTGCCGGCTTGCGTCTTGGACTCTATTTTTCCGGCGCCCTGGATTGGCATGTCAGCGATTTCGGGCCGATTACGTCAGATGAGGAACTTTTCCGATTCCGGCGCAACGACGCCGAATTCGCACAGTATGCAACTGCTCAAATACGCGAATTGATCGACCAATATTCTCCAGATTATTTATGGAACGATATTGATTGGCCCGACGGCGGAAAAGGCGAGGAACCTTATGGTCTTGCTCAACTTTTCACCGACTATTTAGCTCATGTTCCGCACGGACTTATTAATGACCGCTGGGGTGTACCTGCCCAAGGCGTCCTGACCCGTGAATATCGAGACGTTAATGATATGATGGAACGCCCTTGGGAAGCAGTGCGCGGACTGGGAAGATCTTTCGGATACAATGCCGACGAAGACGTCTCACTATCACTGAGCGGACCAGACCTCGTGCGTTACCTTGTCGATGTCGTCGCCAAAAACGGAAACTTGTTGATCAATATTGGTCCGCAGGCAGACGGTACGATTCCGGAGATTCAACGCCAATCATTGCTATATATGGGACGCTGGTTAACGCAACACGGCCAAGCGATCTATGGAACCCGGCCGTGGGGACCAGGGGTGATCGATGGGCGATACTATACTCAGCCGGCGTCGGCACACGGTAGCAACGACGTCGTCTATCTTCTCCAAGAAGCAGAGCGAGAAATTGTACTGCCGGAACCATTACGCAACCACAACGTTACTTGGCTCGGTGATTCAACGGACGAATGGCCGATGAGGGTCGCTAAACTAGAGAAGTAGACAAGTCATCACTCTTCACTGGTATCAAAGGAGATAACATGCTTGAAGTTATTGCGCTCAACGAACACGACGCGCTGGGGGCGGTGGAAGGCGGTGCCCATCGGATCGAACTCGTTGGCACGATGGATCAAGACGGACTATCCGCAACCGTCGAACAAGTCGCAAAAATTCGGGCAGTAAGCGATATTCCAATCCGCGCTATGCTCCGCGACCGGGACGGATTCACCCCAAAGAATGTCAGCGAACTGGCAGCGGGCGCTCGCGACCTTGTCGATGCCGGTGTTGAAGCACTCGTCGTCGGCTGGGTCCGTGACGGAAAGTTCGACACCCACACATTGGCTGACGTACTTCGTGGCGTACCAGAATGCGAAATGACGATTCATCGCGCAATCGACAACGTGGCAGACTATGGTGCTGGCTGGAAGAAGATTCTACAACTGCCACATGTGACGAGTGTATTAACTGCAGGTTCGGCTGCCGGCGTTGATGCTGGAATGGAAAATTTGTTAACGCAAGCAGTCGATCCGCGAATCGCTGAGGTGATGATGGTCGGTGGTGGACTGCGTCTCGAACATCTTGACCGTCTGAAGGAAGCTGGTATCCGCAAATTCCATGTTGGTTCGCCGGTGCGTGGCGGTAGCTTCGCCAATCCGGTCGATCCGGTGTTGGTGTGCCAATGGGTCGAGGCTACTCAGTAGGATCGTATGCGGCTAAAACGTGTGAACGTGGGGTGGAGGTAAGAAATTTTACCTTCACCCCACGTGGACATTAATGTTGCCGGATGCGTGATATACGAGCGCTGCTAGCAAACATCCCGACGGGAGCTAGATGTTTAGAAGCTTTCGAAATGTTCCCGAGCAAAAGTGGCGCCGTGACCGGTCTTCGAATTCCAACAGGTGAGGCCCGTTTGCTCTGAGGCGCATACCCAGTCTTCGAACACGGCCTGCTTGCCGTAGTCGAGGATGATCGGCGGAGTTGTGCCAGGCATGTTGTTGTGTGCATCTCAAGCTTGTCGTTTGCATTCTTTTCTTGAGGGTTCTTTGGTGAGTCGCTTTCAGAAGCCTTACCGGAGGTCATAGCTTGTGGACTGTTACCGTCGCCGGAAGGATTCTTGTCATTGAAGAACTGGAAGAACCCGCCGAATCCAATTGCGGCAAGTATGAGCATGACTCCTAAAACGTACCAGATAATTTTCTTACGAGACGTATGGGTGGAACCTTCGCCGAGTGGTTGTGTTGGGTATGCGGCGGGGTTTGGCTATGATGCTGGTGGCATGCCAGGCTGGGGTATAGCTGCCGAGGTGCTGAGCCGTTTTCGCTCTTACAATTAAGTGTAGATTTTTTCATATAAGATAACTATGCGTTTTGTTCAGTTGTGGCGTGTTTAAAGATGAAATCAAATGTGGAGAGTGGCTAAGTTAATATGATCCATCAGTAACTGACTTACTCTTAAAGTGAACTACAATATGACTATGGCCGAACAACAACCTGTGGGTATCCACGTCGTCACAATTGCGTATAATCCGGGGCCCGAGCTGGAAGCTATGGTTTCCTCTCTACGTGTCGCTTGTAGGCTCCATGGTGCTAGTGACCCCAGTGTGAATATAACGTTGACGATTGTTGATAACGGTTCACAAGCCGAACGCGTCGATGCGATAGTTGACCAATATGCGCAAGAATTTTCTGCACGTGTGATTCGGCCAGGTCGCAATTTAGGATATGGACGCGCAGCGAACCGTGGTCTGCACGATGCTACTGAACCGTGGGTATGCGTGGCTAATCCGGACACCGTTTTCCAGCCCGGATCCTTAGTGGAATTAGTGAATGCTGGAAATCGTTGGCCGCAAGCAGGTATCTTTGGGCCACGGTTATTAGAACGCGATGGAAAGGTTTACCCATCTGCTCGTGCTCTCCCAAGCCTGCGCAACGGAGTTGGGCATGCTCTATTTGCTCATGTGTGGCCGGCGAACCCGTGGACTCGTGCCTACCACGGCAACACTGAACATGAACACGTAGCCGGCTGGTTATCGGGGGCCTGTTTACTTATTCGTACCTCGGCATGGCGAAAGTTAGAGGGATTTGATCCCCGGTACTTCATGTTTTTCGAAGACGTCGATCTGGGCCGGCGTGCAGGCGAAGTTGGAATAACGAGCGTCTATGTACCTTCGGCAGCTGTTGTCCACGAACAAGGTGCTTCGTGGAAGGCGCGCCCAGCTAAAATGATTCGCGCCCACCACGATTCTGCAAAGCAATATTTAGCGGACGCCTACCCTGGCATAGCATACGTGCCACTGCGCGCACTGCTAGGAGCAGGTCTCGATGTTCGGGCTTGGTGGCAAACTCGCGGGAGTGAGTAGAAAATTACCTTATCGTTGACCAGTGAGAAATTTTTCAGAGAAGTCTGGCTTCTCTGCGCATAATTCTCATAGGGAGGCTTCAAGTGTTTTCATGAATAAAGATGAGCTATTCTTCATTCGTACACAAATCGACGAGGATAGTGACATTATGAAACATACTTTATTACAACGCGAAGTAATTGCACATCGTGGG comes from the Arcanobacterium phocisimile genome and includes:
- a CDS encoding alpha-L-fucosidase; translation: MLNFDERVGNRTDITYPPTPVPHWYRDAKVGIMIHWGIYSIPAWAVTSDERFNADEEYAFHRYAEWYGNTVRIPGSPTALLHRARYGQRNYEDLLDLWTINDNAVSDMVDLAVAAGAHYVVPTTKHHDGLCLWDTQTTQFSTVRRGPYRDLIAEFAHATRRAGLRLGLYFSGALDWHVSDFGPITSDEELFRFRRNDAEFAQYATAQIRELIDQYSPDYLWNDIDWPDGGKGEEPYGLAQLFTDYLAHVPHGLINDRWGVPAQGVLTREYRDVNDMMERPWEAVRGLGRSFGYNADEDVSLSLSGPDLVRYLVDVVAKNGNLLINIGPQADGTIPEIQRQSLLYMGRWLTQHGQAIYGTRPWGPGVIDGRYYTQPASAHGSNDVVYLLQEAEREIVLPEPLRNHNVTWLGDSTDEWPMRVAKLEK
- a CDS encoding copper homeostasis protein CutC, giving the protein MLEVIALNEHDALGAVEGGAHRIELVGTMDQDGLSATVEQVAKIRAVSDIPIRAMLRDRDGFTPKNVSELAAGARDLVDAGVEALVVGWVRDGKFDTHTLADVLRGVPECEMTIHRAIDNVADYGAGWKKILQLPHVTSVLTAGSAAGVDAGMENLLTQAVDPRIAEVMMVGGGLRLEHLDRLKEAGIRKFHVGSPVRGGSFANPVDPVLVCQWVEATQ
- a CDS encoding glycosyltransferase family 2 protein; this encodes MAEQQPVGIHVVTIAYNPGPELEAMVSSLRVACRLHGASDPSVNITLTIVDNGSQAERVDAIVDQYAQEFSARVIRPGRNLGYGRAANRGLHDATEPWVCVANPDTVFQPGSLVELVNAGNRWPQAGIFGPRLLERDGKVYPSARALPSLRNGVGHALFAHVWPANPWTRAYHGNTEHEHVAGWLSGACLLIRTSAWRKLEGFDPRYFMFFEDVDLGRRAGEVGITSVYVPSAAVVHEQGASWKARPAKMIRAHHDSAKQYLADAYPGIAYVPLRALLGAGLDVRAWWQTRGSE